The following coding sequences are from one Brienomyrus brachyistius isolate T26 chromosome 2, BBRACH_0.4, whole genome shotgun sequence window:
- the LOC125711508 gene encoding ras-related protein Rab-14, with product MATAPYNYSYIFKYIIIGDMGVGKSCLLHQFTEKKFMADCPHTIGVEFGTRIIEVSGQKIKLQIWDTAGQERFRAVTRSYYRGAAGALMVYDITRRSTYNHLSSWLTDARNLTNPNTVIILIGNKADLEAQRDVTYEEAKQFAEENGLLFLEASAKTGENVEDAFLEAAKKIYQNIQDGSLDLNAAESGVQHKPSAPQGGRLTSEPQPQREGCSC from the exons ATGGCCACAGCTCCCTACAACTATTCCTACATTTTCAAGTATATCATAATCG GTGATATGGGTGTAGGAAAGTCATGCTTGCTTCATCAGTTTACAGAAAAGAAAT TTATGGCCGACTGTCCCCACACTATTGGTGTAGAGTTTGGTACAAGAATAATTGAGGTGAGCGGTCAGAAGATCAAGTTACAGATTTGGGACACGGCGGGACAAGAGCGCTTCCGGGCTGTCACACGCAGTTACTACAGGGGGGCGGCTGGAGCACTCATGGTCTATGACATCACCCG GAGAAGCACATACAACCACCTCAGCAGCTGGCTGACAGATGCCAGGAACCTCACTAATCCCAACACT GTGATCATTCTCATAGGTAACAAAGCAGACCTGGAGGCCCAGCGGGATGTGACGTATGAAGAGGCCAAGCAGTTTGCAGAGGAAAACG GCCTGTTATTTCTTGAAGCCAGCGCAAAAAC AGGTGAGAACGTTgaggatgcatttctggaagcgGCAAAGAAGATTTACCAAAACATTCAGGATGGCAGCCTTGACCTCAACGCAGCCGAGTCAGGAGTGCAGCATAAGCCTTCGGCCCCCCAGGGAGGCCGGCTAACCAGTGAACCACAACCCCAGAGGGAAGGATGCAGCTGCTAA